From the Streptomyces sp. KMM 9044 genome, one window contains:
- a CDS encoding pyridoxamine 5'-phosphate oxidase family protein translates to MNTNWEAFTTAEPALAKTVEERFATHTHHVLATLRKDGSPRTTGLEVRFLNGELWLGMMPDSLKALDLRRDPRFALQANPGSGTGMGGGDVRISGRAIEVEDRETRRRYAEEVEPTEPFHLFRTELTEVVRTCVEDGTYLVLQVWKPGEPVRTLKRA, encoded by the coding sequence ATGAACACGAACTGGGAGGCCTTCACCACCGCCGAACCCGCCCTCGCGAAGACCGTGGAGGAGCGCTTCGCCACACACACCCACCACGTCCTCGCCACCCTGCGCAAGGACGGGTCGCCGCGCACCACCGGCCTGGAGGTGCGTTTCCTGAACGGCGAGCTGTGGCTCGGCATGATGCCGGACTCGCTCAAGGCTCTCGACCTGCGCCGCGACCCGCGCTTCGCACTGCAGGCGAACCCCGGATCGGGCACGGGCATGGGCGGCGGGGACGTCCGGATCAGCGGCCGGGCGATCGAGGTCGAGGACAGGGAAACCCGGCGCAGGTACGCCGAAGAGGTGGAACCGACGGAGCCGTTCCACCTCTTCCGCACCGAGCTGACGGAGGTCGTACGGACCTGTGTGGAGGACGGGACGTATCTCGTCCTCCAGGTCTGGAAGCCCGGTGAGCCGGTGCGCACGCTCAAGCGGGCCTGA
- the guaA gene encoding glutamine-hydrolyzing GMP synthase, whose protein sequence is MSSATSAAHAPDTVLVVDFGAQYAQLIARRVREARVYSEIVPSTMPVAEILAKNPAAIILSGGPSSVYEEGAPTVDRALFEAGVPVFGMCYGFQLMAQTLGGQVDNTGSREYGRTALHVSKAASTLFEGTPEEQPVWMSHGDACSAAPEGFAVTASTDVVPVAAFENDDKKLYGVQYHPEVMHSTHGQQVLEHFLYRGAGLSPDWTTGNVIEEQVAAVREQVGDRRALCGLSGGVDSAVAAALVQKAIGSQLTCVYVDHGLMRKGETEQVEKDFVAATGVRLKVVDASERFLAALKGVSDPEEKRKIIGREFIRVFEQAQAEIIADAGPAVEFLVQGTLYPDVVESGGGTGTANIKSHHNVGGLPEDLEFQLVEPLRQLFKDEVRRVGQELGLPDEIVQRQPFPGPGLGIRIVGEVTKERLDLLREADAIAREELTEAGLDRDIWQCPVVLLAEVRSVGVQGDGRTYGHPVVLRPVSSEDAMTADWSRLPYDVLAKISTRITNEVRDVNRVVLDVTSKPPGTIEWE, encoded by the coding sequence GTGTCATCAGCGACTTCCGCTGCCCACGCGCCCGACACCGTCCTGGTCGTCGATTTCGGCGCGCAGTACGCCCAGCTCATCGCCCGCCGCGTCCGCGAGGCCCGGGTCTACAGCGAGATCGTGCCGAGCACCATGCCGGTCGCGGAGATCCTCGCCAAGAACCCGGCGGCGATCATCCTCTCCGGCGGCCCCTCGTCCGTGTACGAGGAGGGCGCCCCGACCGTCGACCGCGCGCTCTTCGAGGCCGGCGTCCCGGTCTTCGGCATGTGCTACGGCTTCCAGCTCATGGCGCAGACCCTCGGCGGCCAGGTGGACAACACCGGCTCCCGTGAGTACGGCCGTACCGCACTGCACGTCTCCAAGGCGGCCTCCACCCTCTTTGAGGGCACCCCGGAGGAGCAGCCGGTGTGGATGTCGCACGGCGACGCCTGCTCCGCCGCCCCCGAGGGCTTCGCCGTCACGGCGTCCACGGACGTCGTCCCGGTCGCCGCCTTCGAGAACGACGACAAGAAGCTCTACGGCGTCCAGTACCACCCCGAGGTCATGCACTCCACGCACGGGCAGCAGGTGCTGGAGCACTTCCTGTACCGGGGTGCCGGCCTGAGCCCGGACTGGACCACCGGCAACGTCATCGAGGAGCAGGTCGCCGCCGTCCGCGAGCAGGTCGGCGACCGGCGCGCCCTCTGCGGCCTGTCCGGCGGGGTGGACTCCGCCGTCGCCGCGGCCCTCGTCCAGAAGGCCATCGGTTCCCAGCTGACCTGTGTGTACGTCGACCACGGCCTGATGCGCAAGGGCGAGACCGAGCAGGTCGAGAAGGACTTCGTGGCCGCGACCGGCGTCCGGCTGAAGGTCGTCGACGCGTCGGAGCGGTTCCTGGCCGCGCTCAAGGGCGTCTCGGACCCCGAGGAGAAGCGGAAGATCATCGGCCGCGAGTTCATCCGGGTCTTCGAGCAGGCCCAGGCCGAGATCATCGCGGACGCGGGCCCGGCCGTGGAGTTCCTGGTCCAGGGCACCCTCTACCCGGACGTCGTCGAGTCCGGCGGCGGCACCGGCACCGCCAACATCAAGTCGCACCACAACGTCGGCGGGCTCCCCGAGGACCTCGAGTTCCAGCTGGTCGAGCCGCTGCGGCAGCTGTTCAAGGACGAGGTCCGGCGGGTCGGCCAGGAGCTCGGCCTGCCCGACGAGATCGTCCAGCGCCAGCCGTTCCCCGGCCCCGGGCTCGGCATCCGTATCGTCGGCGAGGTGACCAAGGAACGGCTCGACCTGCTGCGCGAGGCCGACGCCATCGCCCGCGAGGAGCTCACCGAGGCCGGCCTCGACCGGGACATCTGGCAGTGCCCGGTGGTCCTGCTCGCGGAGGTCCGCAGTGTCGGGGTCCAGGGCGACGGCCGGACCTACGGCCACCCGGTCGTCCTGCGCCCGGTGTCCTCCGAGGACGCCATGACTGCCGACTGGTCGCGGCTGCCGTACGACGTCCTCGCGAAGATCTCGACCCGCATCACCAACGAGGTACGGGACGTCAACCGCGTCGTCCTCGACGTGACGTCCAAGCCCCCGGGGACCATCGAGTGGGAGTGA
- a CDS encoding chorismate mutase — protein sequence MTTTDLIRPDLAGTGSTGAEATNSDTARTEKTGARTAEAAGVITGARERIDALDDRIIGLVQERMAVSAVIQRERITSGGRRVNLSREMEVLGHYRDALGKPGTTLAMTLLELCRGKI from the coding sequence ATGACCACCACCGACCTCATCCGCCCCGACCTCGCCGGCACCGGCAGCACGGGCGCGGAGGCCACGAACTCCGACACCGCGCGCACCGAGAAGACCGGAGCCCGCACCGCCGAGGCCGCCGGCGTGATCACCGGGGCCCGCGAGCGGATCGACGCGCTCGACGATCGGATCATCGGCCTGGTCCAGGAGCGGATGGCCGTGTCGGCCGTCATCCAGCGGGAACGGATCACCTCCGGCGGCCGGCGGGTGAATCTCTCCCGCGAGATGGAGGTCCTCGGCCACTACAGGGACGCCCTGGGCAAGCCGGGCACCACGCTCGCGATGACCCTGCTGGAGCTGTGCCGCGGCAAGATCTGA
- a CDS encoding GMC oxidoreductase produces the protein MAQENSAQERNEEREDGTASTASTASTASTAYDYDVLVVGSGFGGSVTALRLTEKGYRVGVLEAGRRFTRASLPKNSWDLKNYLWAPRLGMYGIQRIHLLGNVMVLAGAGVGGGSLNYANTLYVPPKPFFDDPQWRDITDWQEELKPYYDQAQRMLGVRLNPTTTPTDVHLKAAAARMGVGDTFHMAPVGVFFGDGEDAGGKAAAKAKPGQEVPDPYFGGVGPARRACAECGECMTGCRHGAKNTLNENYLHLAEKAGAVVHPMTTAMSVTEDSQGGFAVAALPTGNRRKGGGRTFRARRVVLAAGTYGTQTLLHRMKANGQLPHLSDRLGELTRTNSEALVGAQTDDRRYRKVSGAPRADFTRGVAITSSIHPDENTHIEPVRYGRGSNSMGGLSILQVPYAGRDSGPARVLGWLGNAAKHPWLLVRSFSNRRWSERTIIGLVMQSLDNSLTTYLKPSGPGRGLLTARQGHGAANPKQIRAATEGASALAAEINGFAGSNIGELTGMPLTAHFLGGCPIGSDRETGVIDPYHRLYGHPGISVVDGAAVSANLGVNPSLTITAQAERAMSYWPNKGEPDQRPEQGAAYERLQPAEPRSPAVPADAFGALKLPFLGMPAMPPKK, from the coding sequence GTGGCACAGGAGAACTCCGCCCAGGAACGGAACGAGGAGCGCGAAGACGGTACCGCGTCCACCGCGTCCACCGCGTCCACCGCGTCCACCGCGTACGACTACGACGTCCTCGTTGTCGGCTCGGGCTTCGGCGGCTCCGTCACGGCCCTGCGCCTGACCGAGAAGGGGTACCGCGTCGGTGTTCTGGAGGCGGGCCGCCGCTTCACCCGCGCGTCCCTCCCGAAGAACTCCTGGGACCTGAAGAACTACCTGTGGGCTCCCAGGCTGGGCATGTACGGCATCCAGCGCATCCACCTGCTCGGCAACGTCATGGTCCTGGCCGGCGCGGGCGTCGGCGGCGGTTCCCTCAACTACGCCAACACCCTGTACGTACCCCCGAAGCCCTTCTTCGACGACCCGCAGTGGCGCGACATCACCGACTGGCAGGAGGAGTTGAAGCCGTACTACGACCAGGCGCAGCGCATGCTGGGCGTACGGCTCAATCCGACGACGACCCCGACCGACGTGCACCTGAAGGCGGCGGCCGCGCGGATGGGTGTGGGAGACACCTTCCACATGGCCCCGGTCGGCGTCTTCTTCGGCGACGGCGAGGACGCCGGCGGAAAGGCGGCGGCGAAGGCGAAGCCGGGGCAGGAGGTGCCCGACCCGTACTTCGGCGGTGTTGGGCCGGCACGCCGGGCCTGCGCCGAGTGCGGCGAGTGCATGACGGGCTGTCGGCACGGTGCGAAGAACACCCTCAACGAGAACTACCTGCACCTCGCGGAGAAGGCCGGCGCGGTCGTCCACCCCATGACGACGGCCATGTCGGTGACGGAGGACTCGCAGGGCGGATTCGCCGTCGCCGCCCTCCCCACCGGCAACCGCCGCAAGGGCGGCGGCCGGACTTTCCGGGCCCGCCGGGTCGTGCTCGCCGCCGGCACCTACGGTACCCAGACGCTGTTGCACCGCATGAAGGCGAACGGACAGCTGCCGCACCTCTCGGACAGGCTGGGTGAGCTGACCCGCACCAACTCCGAGGCGCTCGTCGGCGCGCAGACCGACGACCGCCGTTATCGCAAGGTGTCCGGGGCGCCCAGGGCCGACTTCACCCGCGGCGTAGCCATCACGTCGTCGATCCACCCCGACGAGAACACCCACATCGAGCCGGTCCGCTACGGTCGCGGCTCGAACTCGATGGGCGGCCTCTCGATCCTCCAGGTCCCTTACGCGGGCCGTGACTCGGGCCCGGCCAGGGTCCTGGGCTGGCTGGGCAACGCGGCGAAACACCCCTGGCTGCTGGTGCGTTCGTTCTCCAACCGGCGCTGGTCGGAACGGACCATCATCGGTCTGGTGATGCAGTCGCTGGACAACTCCCTGACGACGTACCTGAAGCCGTCCGGCCCGGGGCGCGGGCTGCTCACCGCCCGGCAGGGTCATGGTGCCGCCAACCCCAAGCAGATCAGGGCGGCCACGGAGGGCGCGTCCGCCCTGGCCGCCGAGATCAACGGGTTCGCCGGTTCCAACATCGGCGAGCTGACGGGCATGCCACTCACGGCCCACTTCCTGGGCGGCTGCCCCATCGGCTCCGACCGGGAGACCGGCGTGATCGACCCGTACCACCGGCTCTACGGCCATCCCGGCATCTCCGTCGTGGACGGAGCGGCGGTCTCGGCGAACCTGGGAGTGAACCCGTCCCTGACGATCACGGCCCAGGCCGAGCGGGCGATGTCGTACTGGCCCAACAAGGGCGAGCCCGACCAGCGGCCGGAACAGGGCGCGGCCTACGAGCGGCTCCAGCCGGCCGAGCCGAGGTCCCCGGCGGTCCCGGCGGACGCCTTCGGCGCTCTGAAGCTGCCGTTCCTGGGCATGCCGGCGATGCCGCCGAAGAAGTAG
- a CDS encoding succinic semialdehyde dehydrogenase codes for MTDAQTRETTGTHPLAAAPEGARTAADVVTPELVARLTREVVGSGWTANHTPVTGEKLADLPESSPEDVRRAFGTARAAQAVWARIPVRRRAAVLLRFHDLVLERQAEVLDLIQLETGKARLHAHEEVQAVAVAARHYGRRAAAYLRPKRHAGAVPVLTKAVERRHPRGVVGQIAPWNYPLELSVGDALPAFVAGNAVVMKPDTETCLTALWARDLLIEAGLPADVFQVVLGEGPVVGPEVVKRADYVSFTGSTRTGREVARLAAARLVGVSLELGGKNAMLVLEDADLDRAAAGAVRACFSSAGQLCISIERLYVHESVADAFLERFAARTRAIRLGTSLAYGADMGSLVGERQLDAVTRHVDDAVAKGAKVITGGTARPDIGPYFYEPTILDGVDESMIVCAEETFGPVVSLYRFGSDDEAVERANSTPYGLNSSVWTKDARRGGEVAARLRTGTVNINEGYAPAYGSVQSPMGGMKDSGLGRRHGSEGILKYTEAQTVAHQRLLPMAPVFGMDDEQYAAFMSRSLRLMKAFRFR; via the coding sequence ATGACGGACGCGCAGACCCGGGAAACGACCGGTACCCATCCTCTCGCCGCCGCCCCGGAGGGCGCCCGCACCGCGGCCGACGTGGTCACGCCCGAGCTGGTCGCCCGGCTCACCAGGGAAGTCGTCGGGTCCGGGTGGACGGCCAACCACACGCCCGTCACCGGTGAGAAGCTGGCCGACCTGCCCGAGTCGAGCCCCGAGGACGTGCGGCGGGCCTTCGGGACGGCCCGCGCCGCCCAGGCCGTGTGGGCGCGGATCCCGGTACGCCGGCGGGCCGCCGTGCTGCTCCGTTTCCACGACCTGGTGCTCGAACGCCAGGCCGAGGTACTCGACCTGATCCAGCTGGAGACCGGCAAGGCCCGTCTGCACGCCCACGAGGAGGTCCAGGCCGTCGCCGTCGCCGCCCGCCACTACGGCCGCAGGGCCGCCGCGTACCTTCGGCCCAAGCGGCACGCGGGCGCCGTGCCGGTCCTCACGAAGGCCGTCGAACGGCGCCACCCGCGCGGTGTCGTCGGCCAGATCGCCCCCTGGAACTACCCGCTCGAACTGTCCGTCGGCGACGCGCTCCCGGCGTTCGTCGCGGGCAACGCGGTCGTGATGAAGCCCGACACGGAGACCTGCCTCACCGCCCTGTGGGCCCGTGACCTGCTGATCGAGGCCGGACTGCCCGCCGACGTCTTCCAGGTCGTGCTCGGCGAGGGACCCGTCGTCGGTCCGGAGGTCGTCAAGCGCGCCGACTACGTCTCCTTCACCGGCTCCACCCGCACCGGCCGCGAGGTGGCCCGGCTCGCCGCCGCCCGGCTCGTCGGGGTGTCCCTGGAGCTCGGCGGCAAGAACGCCATGCTGGTCCTGGAGGACGCCGACCTGGACAGGGCCGCCGCGGGCGCCGTCCGCGCCTGCTTCTCCTCCGCGGGCCAGCTCTGCATCTCCATCGAGCGGCTGTACGTCCACGAGTCGGTCGCCGACGCCTTCCTGGAGCGCTTCGCCGCCCGGACCCGCGCGATCCGCCTCGGCACATCCCTGGCCTACGGCGCCGACATGGGCTCCCTGGTCGGCGAACGCCAGCTGGACGCGGTCACCCGGCACGTGGACGACGCCGTCGCCAAGGGTGCCAAGGTGATCACGGGCGGCACGGCGCGCCCGGACATCGGCCCCTACTTCTACGAGCCGACCATCCTCGACGGCGTCGACGAGTCCATGATCGTTTGCGCGGAGGAGACCTTCGGCCCGGTCGTCTCCCTCTACCGCTTCGGGTCCGACGACGAGGCAGTCGAACGCGCCAACTCCACCCCTTACGGCCTGAACTCCTCGGTCTGGACGAAGGACGCCCGGCGCGGCGGCGAGGTGGCCGCCAGGCTGCGCACCGGCACGGTCAACATCAACGAGGGGTACGCGCCCGCCTACGGCAGCGTCCAGTCGCCGATGGGCGGCATGAAGGACTCCGGCCTCGGCCGCCGGCACGGCTCCGAGGGCATCCTCAAGTACACGGAGGCCCAGACCGTCGCCCACCAGCGGCTGCTGCCCATGGCGCCCGTCTTCGGCATGGACGACGAGCAGTACGCGGCGTTCATGAGCCGGAGCCTGCGCCTGATGAAGGCCTTCCGTTTCCGCTAG
- a CDS encoding serine/threonine-protein kinase, which produces MVTEGEPASGSARHNDRVVAGRYRLEARLGRGGMSVVWRATDQLLGRGVAVKELPLDETLTATEARRQRDLTLREARALAQLSHPHIIVVHDVVGDDERPYIVLELIDGGSLADRVAARGPVDAVEAAHIGIALLGALRAAHAAGVLHRDLKPANVLLERGTDRVVLTDFGIAQVAGATTLTESGSFVGSPEYTAPERMSGAGSGPESDLWSLGALLCTLLSGESPFRRDSIGGIVHAVVADEIRPPAQAGPILPVVRGLLERDPARRLDADRAEGMLWSFLETGRTPEPPPPGHLPPGQPARGWGHVPGGPAAVRSPGRPVKSVLVAALAVAALMGAGASAALLFLDHDGDGSGGGGGGTPSSTGPLTPASRPPEPRPPRTADPSASPTPSSVTSSAVVTTVTPSRSVVTGISSSGA; this is translated from the coding sequence ATGGTGACCGAGGGGGAACCCGCAAGCGGGTCCGCGCGGCACAACGACCGTGTCGTCGCAGGCCGTTACCGCCTGGAGGCGAGGCTCGGGCGCGGCGGCATGAGCGTGGTGTGGCGGGCGACGGACCAACTGCTCGGGCGTGGCGTCGCCGTCAAGGAACTCCCCCTGGACGAGACGCTCACCGCGACGGAGGCCCGTCGGCAGCGGGACCTCACCCTGCGGGAGGCGCGGGCGCTCGCCCAGCTGAGCCATCCGCACATCATCGTCGTCCACGACGTCGTCGGGGACGACGAACGTCCGTACATCGTCCTGGAGCTGATCGACGGCGGTTCGCTCGCCGACCGTGTTGCCGCACGGGGCCCGGTCGACGCAGTGGAGGCCGCGCACATCGGCATCGCCCTGCTCGGTGCGCTGCGCGCCGCCCACGCGGCGGGCGTGTTGCACCGGGATCTCAAACCCGCGAACGTGCTGCTGGAGCGCGGCACCGACCGGGTCGTCCTCACCGACTTCGGTATCGCCCAGGTGGCCGGCGCCACCACGCTCACCGAGTCCGGCTCCTTCGTCGGCTCGCCCGAGTACACCGCCCCCGAGCGGATGTCCGGGGCCGGGAGCGGACCCGAGTCGGATCTGTGGTCGCTGGGCGCGCTGCTGTGCACGCTGCTCAGCGGCGAGTCGCCGTTCCGCCGGGACTCGATCGGCGGGATCGTGCACGCGGTCGTGGCCGACGAGATACGGCCACCCGCGCAAGCCGGGCCGATCCTGCCCGTCGTGCGCGGCCTGCTGGAACGGGATCCCGCCCGGCGGCTGGACGCGGACCGCGCCGAGGGGATGCTGTGGTCCTTCCTCGAGACGGGCCGCACACCGGAGCCCCCGCCGCCCGGCCACCTGCCGCCCGGACAACCGGCACGCGGGTGGGGACACGTGCCCGGCGGTCCTGCCGCCGTGCGCTCGCCGGGGCGTCCCGTGAAGAGCGTGCTCGTGGCCGCGCTGGCCGTCGCCGCGCTGATGGGGGCGGGGGCGTCCGCGGCGCTCCTGTTCCTGGACCACGACGGTGACGGGAGCGGCGGGGGCGGGGGCGGTACGCCGTCGAGCACCGGGCCGCTGACGCCCGCGAGCCGGCCTCCGGAGCCCCGCCCACCACGTACGGCGGATCCGTCCGCTTCTCCCACGCCTTCTTCCGTCACGTCTTCCGCCGTGGTGACAACGGTGACACCTTCGCGGTCCGTGGTGACCGGCATCTCCTCGTCGGGTGCGTAG
- a CDS encoding protein kinase has product MDEYAGRVLADRYRLPLPPSDEYELTEIRAFDTYSGQEVLVRQIPLPEVVEAEVLDAEGLPDGFTARDGSARRSVGRTADRTGTRRPTDPVVRRAVEAAQAAAAIPDHPRLDQVFDVFAEGGSLWIVSELVSARPLAALLAEQPLTPYRAAEVAADVLMAVRVLHGHGWVHRNITTRTVLVCDDGRVMLTGLAVGAAEEALCGYDPVPVPDTFLPDAAAPAPTAPVTTAAGRAAPNPVVPRAGGGSGSAAGALGPVAPTGTGVPAQEPGRTPSWPPGFTAAPDPHPDVSRRAAIEARSGRLPGGEAAAPGTGAPDARAIDSAGDVRAARAGAIAAYRAGARAAARVQEAQRSGRAVLPGAAPATEGGDQAVLAPHTSASSATPGGSGPAPPGRMADPYGVEATGWHGAMSRSASPAEQPGAGSPQSPSGGGFGSADRHGRTALPSGGAVPATAHWGEPAAHAPVRRGPTTALAAERARQTRMAVVGPVTERWAPEQAGPVHENWQLAAPIGPATDLWALGALLFRAVQGHAPYPEESTAELVQMVCAEPPAFAEECGPLRPVVESLLRQDPTERLDFEELRGWLRSLVRSAPEPEAGVHVIAAPPVDASRLPIVRRRGELVRRRRAGLPAHQGRHKRARQESKSPRRLGRTLLLLVLVAMAAAITYAVMFMPEAGEDTGGAGAADRTGAVGTAGEASPSQGAGGAPGAGSGDSSAEPGDPKNPEGGTGESGAADETQTTSPDDPDVPEGFTLRKDPEDFRVAVAKGWQRTGKNGSGQVLYSSGDFELIVVPGRDSAAQYGDDPMAYQREDERELQPYRDSSWATSTGLKTVEVGGRTMAEGQFTWTGDSGELYIRNLAALIDGRYHVLQVRGPEGERDEVTRLFEQASATYRFTG; this is encoded by the coding sequence GTGGACGAATACGCGGGGCGGGTCCTCGCCGACCGCTACCGCCTGCCGTTGCCGCCGTCCGACGAGTACGAACTGACCGAGATCCGCGCCTTCGACACCTACAGCGGGCAGGAAGTCCTCGTCAGACAGATTCCGTTGCCGGAGGTCGTCGAGGCCGAGGTGCTCGACGCGGAAGGACTGCCCGACGGTTTCACGGCGCGTGACGGAAGTGCCCGCCGCTCTGTGGGGCGTACGGCCGACCGCACGGGCACACGGCGGCCCACCGACCCCGTGGTGCGGCGAGCGGTCGAAGCCGCGCAGGCCGCGGCGGCCATCCCCGACCACCCCCGGCTGGACCAGGTCTTCGACGTGTTCGCGGAGGGCGGCTCCCTCTGGATCGTCAGCGAACTGGTGTCCGCCCGGCCGCTGGCGGCGCTGCTGGCCGAGCAGCCGCTGACCCCGTACCGGGCGGCCGAGGTCGCCGCCGACGTTCTGATGGCCGTGCGGGTACTGCACGGACACGGCTGGGTGCACCGGAACATCACCACCCGTACGGTGCTGGTCTGCGACGACGGCCGTGTGATGCTGACCGGTCTCGCGGTCGGCGCGGCGGAGGAGGCGCTGTGCGGGTACGACCCGGTGCCCGTTCCTGACACGTTCCTTCCGGATGCCGCCGCTCCGGCACCTACCGCTCCGGTTACCACCGCTGCGGGCCGGGCTGCTCCGAACCCTGTGGTGCCGCGGGCCGGCGGGGGCTCGGGCTCGGCAGCCGGGGCGTTGGGGCCCGTGGCACCCACGGGCACCGGTGTTCCGGCGCAGGAACCGGGGCGCACTCCGTCATGGCCGCCCGGATTCACCGCGGCCCCCGACCCGCATCCCGACGTCTCGCGACGGGCTGCCATCGAGGCGCGATCCGGTCGGCTTCCCGGGGGCGAGGCGGCGGCCCCGGGCACCGGGGCGCCGGACGCGCGGGCCATCGACAGCGCCGGGGACGTCAGGGCCGCCCGCGCGGGGGCGATCGCCGCGTACCGGGCGGGTGCCCGTGCCGCAGCCCGGGTGCAGGAGGCGCAGCGGTCGGGACGAGCTGTCCTGCCCGGCGCCGCTCCCGCCACCGAGGGCGGCGACCAGGCCGTCCTCGCACCGCACACCAGCGCTTCGTCGGCCACGCCGGGCGGGAGCGGTCCGGCCCCGCCGGGGCGGATGGCCGATCCGTACGGCGTGGAGGCCACCGGCTGGCACGGCGCCATGTCCCGCAGCGCTTCCCCCGCCGAACAACCCGGCGCGGGCAGCCCGCAGTCGCCCAGTGGCGGAGGCTTCGGCAGTGCCGACCGGCACGGGCGTACGGCCCTGCCGTCCGGCGGAGCCGTCCCGGCCACCGCACACTGGGGCGAGCCGGCAGCCCACGCACCTGTGCGCCGGGGCCCCACCACCGCGTTGGCCGCCGAGCGGGCGCGACAGACACGGATGGCCGTCGTCGGCCCCGTGACGGAGCGGTGGGCACCGGAGCAGGCCGGTCCCGTGCACGAGAACTGGCAACTGGCCGCGCCCATCGGTCCAGCGACGGACCTGTGGGCACTGGGCGCGCTCCTGTTCCGGGCCGTACAGGGACACGCGCCCTACCCGGAGGAGTCGACGGCCGAGCTGGTGCAGATGGTGTGCGCCGAGCCCCCCGCGTTCGCCGAGGAGTGCGGGCCGCTCAGGCCGGTCGTGGAGTCGCTGCTGCGCCAGGATCCCACCGAGCGGCTCGACTTCGAGGAACTGCGGGGCTGGCTGCGTTCGCTGGTGCGGTCGGCGCCCGAGCCGGAAGCGGGTGTGCACGTCATAGCGGCGCCGCCGGTCGACGCCAGCCGGCTGCCGATCGTGCGCCGCCGGGGCGAGCTGGTGCGCAGGCGCCGCGCCGGGCTGCCGGCGCACCAAGGACGGCACAAGCGGGCCAGGCAGGAGTCGAAGTCCCCGCGCAGGCTGGGCCGCACGCTGCTTCTGCTGGTGCTGGTCGCCATGGCCGCGGCGATCACGTACGCCGTGATGTTCATGCCGGAGGCCGGTGAGGACACCGGGGGCGCGGGGGCGGCCGACCGCACCGGTGCGGTCGGTACGGCGGGCGAGGCGTCTCCCTCGCAGGGGGCGGGCGGCGCGCCGGGAGCAGGCTCCGGCGACTCCTCTGCGGAACCGGGGGATCCGAAGAACCCGGAGGGCGGCACCGGGGAGTCCGGTGCGGCCGACGAGACGCAGACCACCAGCCCCGACGATCCCGACGTCCCCGAGGGCTTCACCCTGCGCAAGGACCCGGAGGACTTCCGTGTCGCCGTGGCGAAGGGCTGGCAGCGCACCGGGAAGAACGGCAGCGGTCAGGTCCTCTACTCCAGCGGCGACTTCGAGCTGATCGTTGTACCGGGCCGGGACAGCGCCGCGCAGTACGGGGACGACCCGATGGCCTATCAGCGGGAAGACGAGCGTGAACTCCAGCCGTACCGCGACTCCAGTTGGGCCACCTCCACCGGTCTGAAGACCGTCGAGGTGGGTGGACGGACCATGGCCGAGGGCCAGTTCACCTGGACCGGTGACAGCGGCGAGCTGTACATCCGCAACCTCGCCGCGCTGATCGACGGCCGGTACCACGTACTCCAGGTGCGTGGCCCGGAGGGCGAACGGGACGAGGTGACCCGGCTGTTCGAGCAGGCCTCGGCGACCTACCGGTTCACCGGCTGA